CGCCTGGCGATCTACAAGGAAAAGACGCTGGCGCTGAAGGCCAAGATCAAGTCGGCGCTGATGTACCCGATCTCGATCCTGGCGATCGCCTTCATCGTCACCGCCGTGATCATGATCTGGGTGGTGCCGGCCTTCAAGGAAGTGTTCACCAGCTTCGGCGCCGACCTGCCCGCCCCGACCCTGATCGTGATGGGCATCTCCGACTTCGTCGTCAAGTGGTGGTACCTGATCTTCGGCTCGCTGTTCGGCAGCCTGTACTTCTTCTTCCAGGCCTGGCGCCGCTCGCCCAACATGCAGGCCGCGATGGACCGCCTGCTGCTGCGCCTGCCGGTGTTCGGCGGCGTGATCCGCAAGGCCACCATCGCCCGCTGGACCCGTACCCTGGCCACCATGTTCGCCGCCGGCGTGCCGCTGGTCGAAGCGCTGGATTCGGTCGGCGGCGCCTCCGGCAACGCGGTCTACGTCGACGCCACCAGGCGCATCCAGACCGAAGTGAGCACCGGCACCAGCCTGACCGTGGCGATGCAGAATGCCAATGTATTTCCGAACATGGTGACGCAGATGGTGTCGATCGGCGAGGAATCGGGCGCGCTGGACGGGATGCTGGGCAAGGTGGCCGATTTTTATGAAGAGGAAGTCGACGAGGCGGTGGCGGCCTTGTCGTCGCTGATGGAGCCGATGATCATGGTGATCCTCGGGGTGCTGATCGGCGGGCTGGTGATTGCGATGTATTTGCCGATCTTTAAATTGGGATCGGTGGTGTGAGAATGCGCGTCCATTCGCCTGAAGGCAAAGCGACGCGCACTTTCAGGCTTGCGATTTAGCGCATGCCGCCACTGCTCACGAAATGCTCACGGGCGTAGGCCAGCAACTGGCCTTCCGACGGGTGATCGACGGTTTCGACGGCCTTGATCTTGGCGGCGATCGCCGGCATTTTCTCGGTCAGATAGGTAACGAACACTTTCTTTTCTTCCGAAGGACCGACCACCAGGATCTGCTGGCTGTCCGTCAATGCGTTCGCGATATCCTTGTGAAACAGTGTGTTGTCGTCGCCATTCACATGGTTGTCGCCATGCTTCTGATGCGGATGCGGATGGCTCGAATGCGTCTTGAACGATTCGGTATCCGACGCATCCTTGTCGAAATGGATGACTTGGGCTTTGGTGTGGTCGAGCCAGACGATGGTGTTGTTGAATGCCATGGTAAGTTTCCTGATGAAGTTGTCAATAAATTACTGAAACAGACAGTGGCATCAGATTAAAGCAAGCCACGCCCTGTGTGAGTACGGTGACGCACCAAGCACGAGCGGAAAGCGCGAGCGGGAACACAGTCGATGCAAGCAGCGCCTCAGTGGCGCTTGTAGCGCAGCCAGACGGCGCCGCCTTCCTGCACATCGGCCGAGGCCAAGGTCAGGTAGCTCGGCCTGGTCCACGCCTCCTTGGCGATTTCGAACGATGACGGGTGCTCGCCGCGCCCGTCGACCAGCGGCAGGATCAGCACGCTGACCTCGTCGACCAGGCCGGCATTCACGAACGAGCCGCTCACGTGGGGGCCGCCTTCGACCACCAGGCGCTTCGTGCCGAGTTCGTCGGACAGGATCTGCAGCACCAGCGCCAGGTCGATGTCGGTCTTGCCGGCGAAAATGTAGGAGACCTCGATCGAGCGCAGGTAGGCGAGGTAATCGTCGGCGACCGCTTCGGTCAGCACGGCGACCACGTGCGAACCCAGCGCTTCATTGCTTTTCCAGGCCACCTTGCCGTGACCATCGATGGCGATCGCATACGTGTCCGCATCGCGCTTGGCAAAGTAGTGGGTGCGCGGCAGCGGCGCCTTGGCCAGCCCTTTCGGATAGCCCTCGCCGTGGGCGATTTCTTCCATCGTGGTGCGGCCACAGATCCAGCCGTCGAACTCGAAAGTCTGGGCCAGTTTTTCGTAGAGGTCGCCTGCGGCTTTCTTGAACGGGCGGTCCCAGCCATCGGTCAGTGCGTGGCCGTCGAGCGAGGACATCATGTGGCAGATAACGTAGGGTTTCATCGGGTTCTCCGGGAGCGATACCATTGATATTGGGAAGACAAATTTTGGGTCTTGGCTTGACTTGGTGTTGTCGAACCAAAAATCAATGGGAAAGCGACGGCAGCATCGTACGCGCCGGAGTAGCGTCATATGTATTACGCAATCATATCGTGCGAAAATTTTCGACACTCGACTTGAGTTTCGCACCGCAACTGGTCACGTCGTCTTCAAAGGCGATCGAAACGCCTTTGATGTGATGACGCGGCGAACCGCTAACGATCTTGCATCCGTTATGCCCTGATATGGGACAAGTACAGGAATCGCCGACACAGGCGACAGGAATGCCTCCTACCTTGAAATTGCTGGCGGCCGTGCCGATCACTTTGCCGCCATGGGACGTGGTGTCGCCCAGCCGAATCACTTTACGCATAGTTGTTCCTTTTCATGCTTTGAATTCAATGCTGTGACGCGCTCTTTTGCGACTCTGCCGGCACTGCACCGGTGTGCAGGACCTCACCGACCGTGGGTGGCTTATAGTTTTCGGGATCGATAGCAGGTGTCACTTTGTGTTTGAACACATCTCGCCTTCCCTGTTTCTTGCGGCTTTCCTCGGTCGGCGGGCTGATGAACACGATGCTTGCGCCGGCAGGATCGCGCAGGTTGACGGCGGCCGACGTACCGCCTTCGATGTAGCTGCCCATGACGCCGAGCGCCATCTGCATGAAGAACGTGCTCGCTCCGGCATTGCCGATGCGGTGATCGGTATTGATGAACTGTGCGGTCTTGCCGGTGTCGATTTCCGGTCCGCCTTGCGCGGCATAACTGTATAGGGTGCCTTCGAATGCGAGCTGCTGCTCCACCTGCTTGCCGAATGCACCGACGATACGCGCCGGGCCTTTGGCCCGTTCGCCCGCCGGCAAGGTTTGCAGGGCTTGCTGCCAGCCCGATTCCAGGATCTTTTGGCGGTCGGCACGGCGCTTGACCGGCCGGCCGTGTCCGTCCTCGAATTTGACGAAGACCGGACGGTGGATATAACCCAGCGACGGCAAATTGTCGAAAGCTTGCATCTGGTTGCGGTTCCACGGAACGGGAAACCAGGGCGTCGGTTTCCAATCCTTGGGAGGGTCGTTCAGCCAGCGGCGGAAAGCGGCCAGCGAGATGTCGGCTTCTTTCTTGTCGAAGACTGGACGCTTGGCGAAGGCAGCGGCGGCGGTGAGCCATTCGGCAACCGTGGGCGGGCGACTCCTATTGAATACATCGTTATTGGCGAGCTTTTCAGGCGTGGGCACCGTGTCCTTCAATGCGTAATACATCCTGCGCAGGTTTTCCTGGAGATAGTCGTTGTCCGGATCGTTCCAGATGTATGGGCGCAACGGCTCGATTCTTTCACGGCGCGCCAGGACGAAAACGGCGGTTGAATCGGGCATCTCGGGTATGAAATAACCATCTGTGATAATTGGTGGACTGCCGGGAGCGCGTGAGATATGCCGCGCGACCGAGCTGTCGTCGGCCATGAGAACGGCATAAGGCAGGTCCGGATGGGCATCAAAGAACGCGAACACTTGCTCCAGCAACTGATCAGGGCGCTCTCCAAGCTGCCATGGTCCGGTGACGAACAGATGCCATGCCATTCCCGTGTTTTCCGCACTAGCTCCCATGCCCGCCATCGGCCGTATCTCGCTGGGCTCTTCGGCAGGGTCCAAGATGGCACTCCCGGCATAAAAAGTCGGCACGCCCCAGAACATCGGCGACGGCTCGACACCGTTCTCGAGCGCGTCGAGCGCACGTCCGCCGCTCACCCCAATCTTGTCGTCCGACGTCCACTCGTATTTGTTGGGATCCTTCTCGCGGATGCTGGTATAAGGCGTTCCTTGCTGCAGGATATCCCACAGCCTGCCCTGCCGGTATTTCTCGACCGTGACGCCCATGCCTATGACTTCCAGCACGTATTCACGGCGCACCTTTTCCATATGCGCCGCCGTTTCCTGGTCCTTGAGATGCCGCGTCTTTTGCTCCCACTCTTGCGAACGCGCATTGGCCCTGAAGGCCGCAACCAGCCAACCAGTACCGAACAGCAGCGCAACCGCTATCAGCGGCACGCCGAACCACCTGATCTTGTCCATCGTCGTCTCCATGTCAGCATTGGATAATTCCGGGTGCAATACCTGAAAATCGAACATCAGCCACAGTAGAAGCACGATTGGAAAACTCGCCACCGCGCCGGCAACATAGCGCCAGGCCTTGGGCTGCTTAACCGCCACCTTGTCTTCAACAAAAGTCGGCGCACTCATGTTTTCTCCGTCGGCAAATCCGGCCGGTTGATCCGGCTTCCACTCTTCGTTTCCGATATCACGATGTCACATAGTTTTCCTGTCAATAAGGGCAAACACGTCGGCAATCGTCCGCTGCTGTAATAAGCCACATTGCCTTCTATCAGTTCACGTCGCCACTTGGGCTCGCATCCGAGATAAGCGCTGTACTTTGTAATGAATTCGCTCCAGATCATCATTCCTGGACGAAGCTGGTCCCTAGGCGGAGGATTTTTCAGTCGCCAGTCCGCCACCGCACACAGGTAGGCGTAGAAATTGGGATCGCTCGATGCCTTGCCGCTGCCGATGGCAACGTCATACGCCGTCACCTGGCTGTGGTTCTTGCGGCTGTCAAAGATCGCGCTATGAAAGGATTTGGCGGACACTTCATGTTGCCAGCGCCGGCGCGCCGCGTTCGGGCTTTCCATGATGTCCGCCATTACCTTGCCGTCCGGGTAGCGAATGGCGCGTATCACGGTAAAGTTGTCGTTCGGGTCGGTACCATCAGGAAAACGTTCCTTGTTGTATGAAGCCGTCATCCGATCTAGTTCCGCTTTGCCAAGGTCTTGTGTCGTGCCGCCAGAATGAACCCGCCCGGTTTGGCCGACTTGGATGCCAGGGGATGTGCTCCGCAGCGTCGGGTCCGGCCGTTGTTCGCGCTGCACTTGGAGTCCGCCACTGGCGGTGACGGCGATCGCCGCAGTGATAGGATCCACTTCTTCGCATGGACCGCGATCGGCAGGCTTCAGGTTGGCATGCATCGAGTTCGCCGGGATCCTGTCGGCATCGATCTGGTTGCCGCGCATATCGGCCAGGCACGGCTTGGCCAGTGCTTCGCCATTGATCGTGCGGATACCGAGACGTCGTTGCTCGGGTTTGTCTTCAGGATGTGGCGGCCATGTGGCTATCGGCAGCGAACTACGCAAACTTCTTCCGCTGGACTCGACGTGCGCGTGATCGTCCTCGCCTGCCACACGCAGCACGAAGTCGTGCGGTGGCAGGCCGACCAGTACCGGTGCCGCTTTCCTGGTGCGAGGATCCGGGCGCTGCTTGGCGGTGAACACCCGCTGACGGAAGCTGTCGCCAAGCTCCTTCAGCGGCTGGCGTTTGACCGAGTGCGGCGTCCATTCCTGCCGTCGCACCATATCGACATCGCCGCCACGGCCCCACTTCTTTTTCACCGATTCGTAACTTGCCTGTAAACCTTCGATATGGTCCGGTATACCTTGCCAGCCGATACCGCGCATGTTCTCCAATGCGACTGTCATGTCCTCCGGGCTGAAATATAGATATACCTTGCCCCGGTTATCACGGTCGCCGTCCGGCTTCCAGCGACCTTCGACCATGCCATTGCAACCAGTCTCGGTGATCTGTGCAAAAACCGGTGCCGTTGCCTTGGCTTTCGCAATGCCCTGCACGATGTTGACCAGCGTCTGTAATCTTCCATGCAAACTTTGCACTCCCGAAATCTTGTCGTAATGCGGCTTCATTACTTCGTCGGTTCCGCCTGAAAATAAACTGACGGCACTGGCAGCCAATTTCCATTCATCTTCCAGGCTGTACGGCGGATGCGTAAGGATCAATGCGTCGGCCGTGCGCTCGCCCATTTCCATCAGGAATGCCTGGGCAAGCAAGCTGATGAGGCATCCCTGGCTGTGGGCGACAATCGTCACCGTGTCCTTGGGTTCGTAGTCGCGGATCATCGACACCAGGGCCGCCATGCGGCGCGCGGCCAGCACCATGTACATGTGCCCGGGGCCATCCTTCAGTGGCCGCAGAGGATCGCGCATCACATCGACCGGTGCTCCGACACCGCGATTCCACATATCGGGCAGCGTGCTGGTGGCATTGCCGAATGGGCCGCCGCCTTTCGACAAATCCTTGTCGAGGCGGTTGCCGTATCGATCGGTCTTCTGGCCATTGACGGTTTTTGTCTCGCTCCCGACTTCCCGAAAACCCCAGTAAAACGGAATTACCGGGCTATCCGTTTCCTTGTTTGTCTTGCGCTTGAAATACACCAGGTCCGGGTCGTCCACGACCTCGTCCTTGTCGGTCGGTGCTGTATAGGCCGCCGGCTTGAAATGGCGGAACAAGCGCTGTTCCAGCCCGGCGCACAAGCCCTCTTCCACCTCGCCAAAGCCACTACCGACATCGTTCACGCCATGGATGATGATGATGTTGCCCGGCTTGTCACGTGGGTGCTCGATGATCTTGTCGGCGGCCCGCTTGTGCTGTAGCACAGTACTGGTCTGGCTCGCCACGTATTCCGGTTTTGGATACTTGCCGCTCATGTTCGCTCCAGAAAATTATTGGTCGCCACCACGCAACAGACCGATATCGGCCATGTGCATCGCATCGCGCTCGATCAGGTCGGATTTGCCGTCGGCGCCACTACGCGCCTGAAGCGCAGTACCATCGCTGAGGGCAATCTTCAGTTTCGCGTCCTTGACGGCGCCACCGGGCGGCCGTTCGCCGTTCTCGAGCGGAATACCAGGTGCGTAGTGCACCGCCAGCTTCTGATCGGCACCGCCCTTGCCGAAAGCCGGGAATTGCGCCGCCATGGTTTCCGGTTCGTCGTAGAGAAAATCCGGCGCGTGGAACGTGAGCGGCTGTTTGCTGCCCAGCACAGGCGCACCGTCGCCCAGTTTCAGGAAAGAACCGTCTTCTGCCACCAGCAGGATCACCTTGGCGGAAATCGTGGCCATGCCGTCGGTGGCGCTCAGTTTCAGGTTTTTGGCGGCGTTGACGTCGGTGTCGTCGTGCTGGCTCTGAAGCAGCAGCTTGCCGAAATGGGCGATGGCACTGAGTCCATCGTTTTGAGCGAACAGTGAAATCCCTTTGCCGGCATGTACGCCGATATGCTGGCCGGCGGTCAGTTGCAGGTGTCGCTGGGCCACGCTATCGATATTGCGTGCCGAGTAGGTGACGATGGCCTTGCTGCTGGCGAAGCCGATGCCGGCCGGGGAGGTGATCCCGATCACCGGCTGGCCCGGCTCGACCGCATCGGGTGCGGTATTGCTGCCGTCCTCCCATTGCTTGAAGCAGGCCAGCAATTCGTCCTGCTCCTTGCCATCGATCGGTAGGCCGTTGTGTTCAGCCGCATGTTTGCCGAGAGACGTGCACAGTTCACCGCATTCGCGCAGCAGCATCAGGAAATCCTCGCGTGCAAGCTGGCTGCCTTTCGTGCGTGCACCGCCGAGTAATTTCCAGCTGCTGAGCAGGATGCCCTTGGCGGCGCGCAGGGCGATCGCTTCCTCGCTGCGCAACTCCGCACCTTCGCCGCGGGGCGCCGCCCTGCCATCCTGGCGTGGCTCGGTCAGGTATCCGAGATTCAGCTCGGTCGCGGCGTGATCGCTTGCCAGTTGCGCACTGATCTGGCCCGACGTGTCATCCAGCCGCAGCTGATTACCGCGCTTGCCACCCACCTCGCGCGAGCGGATTCCTGCTTGGTATCTGGTTGTCGGTAGTTCGCCTTCATGGCGAAACGCAGGTGGCGGCGCAGCACTGTTGTACAACTGACCGATGATGATAGGCTTGTCAGGATCGCCGCCAGCGAAGTCGACCAGGACTTCGGTACCAACGGGCGGCAACAAGCGTGTGCCGGCCTCTCCATGCGGGCCGATGGCACTGCCGGCCCAGCCGGACACCACACGTACCCAAGCCGAGTCTGCGTCCGAATTGGCGCTGCCGGCACCGCCTGCATGCGCATGGTCTTGCGGACGCATTTCCGCAAAACGGATCTTGACGCGCCCAAGTTCGTCGCACCACACCTCTTCCTTGGCCGGACCGACCACGATGGCCGTCTGTAATGCCGGGCGCAGCAGCATGGCAGGCGGCGGCACGATGCGAATGCCGCGCCGCACGCAGGTGAAGCGCGACTGGTAACGAACCGGCCGCTTGGCGTCGTCGGTGAAAACCGCATAATCTCCCTGATCCCAACCATTACGTCCGAACAGACGCGCGACCCGGGCGCTGATCTCGACAGGCAGATTATTGGCAGCCGCGATCTGCTGAGCCGTGATCACGAATTCGCGTTCGCTTGCCACATGGGTATCGATTTCCGAATGTCCTTCGAGACTGAACCATTCGCCCACTGCAAAGTCGCGTATACCGCCTTCGCCGAAAAAAGATTTGGCCTCATATTCATAGTACGCCATGCGTGCATCGGCCAGTTCGCCGAGGTCACGTGCATCGTTACCAGCATGCGGCGCCATGACGCAATAATCATCAAGCGTGGCAGCCACTTCGTTCCCGCGTTTGCCTTGGTCGACGACGGATTGTGAATGCGCTGCCATGAACGCGCCACCGGATGGCTGTTTGTAGTCCCAACTATGCAAGGACGAACTGCCAGGTTGCAGGTAACGTGCGGCACTCCATCCGGTGACGGCATCACGCTGTTCGGTAGCCGCATCACGGTGAAAACGAACGCTCTCCGCCATATTGCGTGGTAGTCGACGCGGGTCCTTGAACATGACCAGGGTATGGCCGATAGCATCGACCTGATTATGTCTATCGCCACGCTGCGGTAATCCACTGCGAAAAAACCATGCGATACCACGTCGTTGCAGCAGACGCCGGATGAACGCAGCATCGGACTCGTTATGCTGCATGATGAATTCGCGTTTCGGAAATTTGCTGTCGAGCCCAGCTTCGATATGAAAATCGAAGCTCGCACACAATACACCGCTGCGCTTGAGCCATTCGCCAAGAATTATTTTGACGACGTCCAATTCGTTCTGATTGCGGAATATGCGGGTATTGATTCGCTTGTCCATGACCGATAAGGCATCGCGTATCGTGAGTTGATAGGTCGCGAGTGCTCCATCGCTCTGGCCGGATGCCATCTCTGTGACGATGCCGCAAATGCGGCGCTGTTGGCCCCTATCGGTAACGATACGCAATTCAGCCGGCAACCCGATAAATTCTTTCAGGGCTAACTGTGCATTTTTTGAAACACACAAGACGCGATAAACGAAGCCATCGAACATGGCTTCCTTTCCGATCAACCGCTGCGGTAGCAACAGATCGGCAGGTAGGCCTCCTGACTGTGCCAAGGCAAGGCCAATTGGGCGGTCACGTGTGACAAGGGTATATTGCATCAGGTCGAGCGCCTGAGCTGTATCGCCTTCTGCCATGGTCTGTTCCTTCCTGGATAAGCGAGTCAGGTGCTGACCCAAGGAAGAATTATTGGCGACCGATCAATGATAAATAATGCGTTATCGCAACTAGCTATTTACTGTTGCGTTTATCGTAAATGACTTTATTACTGACATTACGCAATAAACTATTAGCGCATAAATTTTCAGAGCACCATGAAATAGCTTGGCTATTGCACTATTTGTAGTTACAACAAGAAAGTCTTACCAGTCTGTGACGGTGTAATCAAGTCCCCGCCCGACTCATCCTTCAACCCCACCCCGCTCCCCCCGCGCCGCCACGCCTCGGCCAGCAGCCAATGCAGCCTGGCCGCCGCTTCCGCACACTGCATCCCCGCCGGCCGCACGTTCGAAATGCAATTGCGGCTCTCGTCAGTCAGCCCCACGCGCGGCTGCCAAGTCATGTACAGCCCCATGCTGTCGGGCGAGCTGAGACCAGGCCGCTCGCCGACCAGCACCACCACCATCCGCGCCCCCAGCAATTCGCCGACCTCGTCGCCGACCGCCACCCGCCCCTGCCCGACGATGGCCAGCGGCGCCAGCGACCACCCTTGCGCGGCGATGCGCGCCTGCAGCGCCTGCAGGAAGGGCAAGGCATTCTGCTCGATCGCCAGCGCCGACAAGCCGTCGGCCAGCACCACGGCCAGGTCGTATCCACCGGCCCGCGAAGCCGCATGCGCGTGCAACGCCGCGCGCGAGGCCGCATCCAGCCGCCGTCCCAGGTCCGGCCGCTGCAGGTAGACGTGACGGTCGGCCGCCGCGCTGTGCAGCAGCAGGCACGGCCCGGGCAGCGACGGCAGTCCCTCTTCCAACGCCTGGCGCAGGCGCGGCACGTCCAGCGCCAGGTGCACCGCATCGCGCGCCCGCGCGTGGTCGAGCTGGAACGCCAGTTGCGCCGCGGTCGGCTGGCTGATGCCGGCGCGGCCCAGGGCAATGCGCGCGCCGGTGAAGCGGCGCAGCGCTTGCCACGGATTGTCGATCACGGTGGGCTCGCTCATGAGGTCTCCTTTGCGGACAGTTGCAGCAGCGCGCCCTGGAACGCCGCCGGCACGCCCTGCCCCAGCTGTGCCACGCCCTCGCCTTCGAAGATGCCGATACTGCGCAGCCAGGCCGCGAATTCCGGCGCCGGCGACAGGCCCAGCACCCGGCGCGCATACAGCGCATCGTGGAACGACGTGGTCTGGTAGTTCAGCATGATGTCGTCCGATCCCGGAATACCCATGACGAAGTTGCAGCCGGCCGCGCCCAGCATGGTCAGCAGAACATCCATGTCGTCCTGGTCGGCCTCGGCGTGGTTGGTATAGCAGACGTCGCAGCCCATCGGCAGGCCGAGCAGCTTGCCGCAGAAATGGTCTTCCAGGCCGGCGCGGGTGATCTGCTTGCCGTCGTACAGGTATTCCGGCCCCATGAAGCCGACCACGGTGTTCACCAGCAGCGGCTGATACCGTCGCGCCACCGCGTAGGCGCGCGCCTCGCAGGTCTGCTGGTCGACGCCGTGGTGGGCGCCGGCCGACAGTGCGCTGCCCTGGCCGGTCTCGAAATACATGACGTTGCTGCCGAGCGTGCCGCGTCCCAGCGACAGCGCGGCTTGGCGTCCTTCTTCCAGCAGCTTCAGGTCGATGCCGAAGCTGGCGTTGGCGGCTTGCGTGCCGGCGATCGACTGGAACACCAGGTCGACCGGCGCGCCGCGTTCGATCGCGGCGATGGTGTTGGTGATGTGGGTCAGCACGCAGCTTTGCGTCGGAATGCCATAACGGCCGATGATCTCGTCGAGCATGCCGACGATGCGCGTCACTTGCCCGACGTTGTCGGTGGCCGGGTTGATACCGATGACGGCGTCGCCGGCGCCGTACATCAGGCCGTCGAACAGGCTGGCGGCGATGCCGGAGGCGTCGTCGGTCGGGTGGTTCGGCTGCAGGCGCGTGGACAAGGTGCCGGCCAGGCCGATGGTGTTGCGAAAGCGCGTGACGACGCGGCATTTGCGCGCCACCAGCACCAGGTCCTGGATGCGCATGATCTTCGAGACCGCCGCCGCCATTTCCGGCGTGATGCCGGGCGCCACCCGTGCCAGCGTGGCGCCGTCGGCGGCGTCGCCCAGCAGCCAGTCGCGCAAGTCGCCGACCGTCAGGTGGCGGACCGGCTGGAAGGCGGCGGCGTCGTGCGTATCGACGATCAGGCGCGTGACCTCGTCTTCTTCGTAGGGGATGACGGCTTCGTCGAGGAAGCGCGTGAGCGGCAGCGCTGCCAGGGCCATCTGCGCGGCCACGCGTTCCTCGGCGCTGGCGGCGCCCACGCCGGCCAGGTAATCGCCGGAACGCACCGGCGTGGCCTTGGCCAGCAATTCGCGCAAATCGGCGAATACGTAGGTGCGGCTGCCGATCACATGGGTATACCTGCTCATCGCTGCGACCCTCCTTGCGCCGATTGTAAAGCGTCAGGACATGAAACGTCAGGACATCGTGCCCGGCACGATATCGACGCCGATCTGCTGTGCCAGCGCCAGCAGTTCGCCGTACGCGGCCGGGTCCGCGGTCAGGCTGCGCGTGGCGCCCTCGCGGCGCAGCGTGGCGGGCGCGATGCGGTCGCCGAACAGCACCATGGCGCGCGCGCTGTCGTCCTGGCGCGAGGTCCAGCACAGGCCCTGCACGTCGGGACAGGCGGCGTGGATGGCCGCGGCCCAGCGGCGCGTGACGGGATAGCGGTCCTTGTCGGTGTCGATCAGGCGGTTGCGCGCCACGCCCAGCTTGCGCAGCGTCCTGCTGCCCAGGTCGGCCAGCACCAGGTCGCGCAGCGGCCGCAGGCGCGAATGCACCTGTCCGGCCAGCTTGGCCTTGTCGTAGGTCTTGAAGCCGGCCGTGAAAGGCACGTCGTGGAACACTGTTTCCATGGCGGCGCAGACGAAGCTGGCACCGCCGTACAGGGTCGGGACCGGGGCGCCGGCGGCGTCCTGGATCGGGCTGAAGCGGGCATTGCCCAGCATGCCGGGATTGAAGGCGTCGGCGCCGTAGCGCTCGAGGTGGATGCGGTGGAAGAGGCAGTCTTGCGGCCAGGTAGTGCGCGACACGTGCAAGTCATGCGGCGGAAGATCGCCGGACGGCAGAATTGCCGCCTCATCCATGGAGCGGGCCTTCCAGTTCGTCGCGGGCGGCGGCGAGTACCCGTTGCGGGTCGGCGGCCAGCACGTCCTTGGGGCGCTTGCCGCCCAGGTAACCGTTGTCGGACATGAACCAGTAGGCCAGGCCCCAGCCATCCTTGGCGGCGCCGAAGGCCTTCAATATGTCGGCCATGGCCTTGCGCGGGCGGTAGCCGGTGTGCGCATCCAGCGCATAGGCGGGAAAATAATCGATGCCGTGATGGCGGATGGCGAAGATGGCGCCGTCGCGCTTCCACTTGTTGGGCTGGGCGCTGGGGTTGCTGGCGCTGAACTGCGCCATGTCGGCGACTTGCGCCGCGGTCAGCCAGTCGCCGCTGCCGATCACCGCGGTGCGCGCCCGCGCCAGCATGGCCGCTTCCTTGAGTTCGTTGGGCGTGGGCGGCGTCTTCGGCACCAGCGCCTCGACGATCATTTCGAGCGATTCGCGGCGCTGTGTTTCCACCAGGCGCCGCACGATGTGGACCACGTTGGCCATGGTCTCGGTGATGGCTTCGGTCTCGCGCGCGCTGGCGGGGGCGAATCCGAGGGCCACGACCTGCTCGACATCCAGCTTTTCGAGCTTCCTGCGCACATCCTCGGGCGCACCGGCCAAGGTGGAAATCGCCGATGTATCCTGTTTCAGGGCCGCACTCATGTTGCCTCCCGCCGTCGATGAGATGAATTACCTTGGTTTCATCATAATCTAAATAATCGGATGACGCCATGGGTGTCCGGCCGATGCCTTTGACGCCGCCGCTGTCGATACTGTCGCGCCGATGCCTCGGTATTGCTCCAAAGCGACACAAATACTTCTACAATAGGTTGATTCACAGAAACCCTCGCCAACTTACTCCCTATGCAACCGGACTTGTTCCTCTTTGCCGCGCCCGCGACAGTCGCGGCAACCATCGTTGCCGCCCTCTTCGGTGTGCTGATCGGCAGCTTCCTGAATGTGGTGGCGCACCGCCTGCCGATCATGTCGCAGCGCGAACTCGACAATTACATCGCCGATGAAAGCGGCAAGGAATTGCCGCACCAGGACGTCTTCAACCTGATGACGCCACGGTCGC
The genomic region above belongs to Massilia forsythiae and contains:
- the eutC gene encoding ethanolamine ammonia-lyase subunit EutC, with amino-acid sequence MSEPTVIDNPWQALRRFTGARIALGRAGISQPTAAQLAFQLDHARARDAVHLALDVPRLRQALEEGLPSLPGPCLLLHSAAADRHVYLQRPDLGRRLDAASRAALHAHAASRAGGYDLAVVLADGLSALAIEQNALPFLQALQARIAAQGWSLAPLAIVGQGRVAVGDEVGELLGARMVVVLVGERPGLSSPDSMGLYMTWQPRVGLTDESRNCISNVRPAGMQCAEAAARLHWLLAEAWRRGGSGVGLKDESGGDLITPSQTGKTFLL
- a CDS encoding type VI secretion system Vgr family protein, with the protein product MAEGDTAQALDLMQYTLVTRDRPIGLALAQSGGLPADLLLPQRLIGKEAMFDGFVYRVLCVSKNAQLALKEFIGLPAELRIVTDRGQQRRICGIVTEMASGQSDGALATYQLTIRDALSVMDKRINTRIFRNQNELDVVKIILGEWLKRSGVLCASFDFHIEAGLDSKFPKREFIMQHNESDAAFIRRLLQRRGIAWFFRSGLPQRGDRHNQVDAIGHTLVMFKDPRRLPRNMAESVRFHRDAATEQRDAVTGWSAARYLQPGSSSLHSWDYKQPSGGAFMAAHSQSVVDQGKRGNEVAATLDDYCVMAPHAGNDARDLGELADARMAYYEYEAKSFFGEGGIRDFAVGEWFSLEGHSEIDTHVASEREFVITAQQIAAANNLPVEISARVARLFGRNGWDQGDYAVFTDDAKRPVRYQSRFTCVRRGIRIVPPPAMLLRPALQTAIVVGPAKEEVWCDELGRVKIRFAEMRPQDHAHAGGAGSANSDADSAWVRVVSGWAGSAIGPHGEAGTRLLPPVGTEVLVDFAGGDPDKPIIIGQLYNSAAPPPAFRHEGELPTTRYQAGIRSREVGGKRGNQLRLDDTSGQISAQLASDHAATELNLGYLTEPRQDGRAAPRGEGAELRSEEAIALRAAKGILLSSWKLLGGARTKGSQLAREDFLMLLRECGELCTSLGKHAAEHNGLPIDGKEQDELLACFKQWEDGSNTAPDAVEPGQPVIGITSPAGIGFASSKAIVTYSARNIDSVAQRHLQLTAGQHIGVHAGKGISLFAQNDGLSAIAHFGKLLLQSQHDDTDVNAAKNLKLSATDGMATISAKVILLVAEDGSFLKLGDGAPVLGSKQPLTFHAPDFLYDEPETMAAQFPAFGKGGADQKLAVHYAPGIPLENGERPPGGAVKDAKLKIALSDGTALQARSGADGKSDLIERDAMHMADIGLLRGGDQ
- a CDS encoding T6SS effector phospholipase Tle3 domain-containing protein, whose protein sequence is MSGKYPKPEYVASQTSTVLQHKRAADKIIEHPRDKPGNIIIIHGVNDVGSGFGEVEEGLCAGLEQRLFRHFKPAAYTAPTDKDEVVDDPDLVYFKRKTNKETDSPVIPFYWGFREVGSETKTVNGQKTDRYGNRLDKDLSKGGGPFGNATSTLPDMWNRGVGAPVDVMRDPLRPLKDGPGHMYMVLAARRMAALVSMIRDYEPKDTVTIVAHSQGCLISLLAQAFLMEMGERTADALILTHPPYSLEDEWKLAASAVSLFSGGTDEVMKPHYDKISGVQSLHGRLQTLVNIVQGIAKAKATAPVFAQITETGCNGMVEGRWKPDGDRDNRGKVYLYFSPEDMTVALENMRGIGWQGIPDHIEGLQASYESVKKKWGRGGDVDMVRRQEWTPHSVKRQPLKELGDSFRQRVFTAKQRPDPRTRKAAPVLVGLPPHDFVLRVAGEDDHAHVESSGRSLRSSLPIATWPPHPEDKPEQRRLGIRTINGEALAKPCLADMRGNQIDADRIPANSMHANLKPADRGPCEEVDPITAAIAVTASGGLQVQREQRPDPTLRSTSPGIQVGQTGRVHSGGTTQDLGKAELDRMTASYNKERFPDGTDPNDNFTVIRAIRYPDGKVMADIMESPNAARRRWQHEVSAKSFHSAIFDSRKNHSQVTAYDVAIGSGKASSDPNFYAYLCAVADWRLKNPPPRDQLRPGMMIWSEFITKYSAYLGCEPKWRRELIEGNVAYYSSGRLPTCLPLLTGKLCDIVISETKSGSRINRPDLPTEKT